CAAACCCGCCGATGATCCGAAATATCTGCTGTTCCCGATACCGGTCAACGATCTGGCAGTTAACCCCAACCTTTCACAGAATCCTGGTTATTAAGGATTGCCTGTTCAGGCGATCGTCCATTGGGGCCGGCTGAAAAGTACAGACACTGCTTTTCAGCCGGTCCCGGTGGATACCTTTTCCAAAAAACGAACAATATGATTTGCAGATTTGTCTTTTTCTGCCTGCTGCTTTGCAGTACTGTTCTTGCGCAACCGGTGAGGGAACCGGGCAATGTTACCGCCGTGAGCGTACAGGGCGGGGAGATCAGGATCACCACCGAAAGGGCTTTTGCCGTCATCACCGCATACAGTCCCGCTATCATACGGGTGCGGATGGACAAGCAGCCATTGGGCAGGGATTTTTCCTATGCGGTCATTGCGCCGCCGGCCGCTTTTCAGCCACGCATTACGCAGGACGACCGGCAGATAAGGCTGGAGACCGATTCCCTCACCCTGCACATCTCCCGGAAACCTTTCGCCCTCACCTTCCTGAAACCGGACGGTACGGTGATCAACGCGGATGAGCCGGGCCTCGGCACTTCCTGGATCGGCGAAGAGGTCACCACCTACAAGACCATGCAGGAGGGCGAACGGTTCATCGGCCTGGGGGAGAAGACGGGCAATCTCGACCGTAAAGGCAACGCCTACACGAACTGGAATACGGACGCCTACGGCTACACCACCGGACAGGACCCGATTTACGCCACCATCCCCTTTTACATCGGCATACATCACGGCATGAGCTATGGCATTTTCTTCGATAACAGCTACCGCAGCGATTTCAACTTCGGCGCCAGCAACGACCGCTTTTCCTCCTTCGGCGCCAACGGCGGGGAGATGAACTATTACTTTATTTACCACGAGCGGGTGGCGGATATCATCAGGTCCTACACCTCCCTCACCGGCCGCATGCCGCTGCCGCCCCTCTGGAGCCTGGGCTACCAGCAGAACCGTTACAGCTATTATCCGGATACGGAAGTGTACCGCATTGCGCAGACGCTGCGGGAAAAACAGATCCCCGCGGACGGCATTACGCTGGACATTCATTATATGGATGCCTACAAACTCTTCACCTGGAACAAATCCCGCTTCCCTGACCCCGCGGCCATGAACGCAAAGCTGGCGGCGATGGGCTTCAAAACCACCGTGATCGTGGACCCGGGCATTAAAGTGGAAAAAGGATATGCGGCTTATGAAAGCGGCATGCAGTCGGACATTTTCATCAAATACACCGATGGCAAGCCTTACACCGGGCAGGTATGGCCCGGCTGGTGCCATTTCCCGGATTTCACCGCGCCCGAAGGAAGGAAATGGTGGGCAAAGCAGCTGGAAATCTACGCCCGTGCCGGTGTATCCGGCCTATGGAACGATATGAATGAAATTGCCACCTGGGGCCAGAAGATGCCGGACAATGTGTTGTTCAGCATCGAAGGAAACCCCGCCACCCATCTGCAGGCGCATAATGTGTATGGCCTGCAGATGGTGCGTGCCAGCTACGAAGGCGCCCGCGCCATCACGCCCGGAAAACGGCCCTTCATCCTGACCCGCGCGGGATATGCCGGTTTGCAGCGTTACGCCGCCATCTGGACGGGTGACAACCGCGCTGAAGAAGATCACATGCTGCTCGGCATCCGGCTGATGAACAGCCTGGGCCTGAGCGGCGTGCCCTTCTCCGGTATGGATGTGGGCGGGTTCACCGGCAATGCGCCACCCAGCCTTTACGCCCGCTGGATGCAGATCGGCGCGTTCACGCCCTATTTCCGCAATCACACGGGCATCAACACCAAGTCCGCGGAGCCCTGGGCTTTCGGGGAAGAAGTGCTGGAAATATCACGCAACTACATCAATCTGCGTTACCGCCTGCTGCCATACCTCTATGCAGGTTTCCATGAAGCCTCGCAAACCGGGTTGCCGCTCATGCGCACCCTCGCGCTCGACTATACGCACGACCCGAAAGTGTACGATACCCGCTTTCAGAACCAGTACCTGTTCGGCCCGTCTTTCCTGGTCGCACCCTTTGAAAGCAAACAGGATTATGCGCCTGTGTACCTTCCTCCCGGCCGGTGGTACGATCTGTACACGGACAGCCTGGAAGAAGGCGGGCAGGAAAAAATGCTGACCCTTTCCATTCAGCAGCTGCCGGTATTTATAAAGGAAAGCAGCATCATTCCCATGCAAAGCCTGATCCAGCACACGGGGGAAAAACCGGCGGATACCTTGTTCCTGCATGTGTACAGGGGAAATGCCAAAAATGAATTTGTGTATTATGAAGATGACGGCGAAACATATGCTTATGAGAAAGGCGCGTTCTGCGAACGCAGGATGACCTACGACCCGGCAGCCAATTCCATCACCCTGGAAAAACCTGCCGGGCGGTCATCTTCCCGTTTCTCCAATATTGCCCTGCTGCTGCACGGGTTCGGAGCATTGCAGCAGGTCGGGGTAAACGGCAGGAACATTACATTAAAAAAGGATCATATCGCTTTCATCCAGCCGGTCTCCCGCTTCGATCCGCAGGGAGAAAGCAACCCGGTGATCAGCTGTGAAGTACGGAAAGCGGTGTTCCGTAATGTAAATGAGAAGATGGTGATTCAATTATAACTTACCCGCAGCAGGCATCGCTTGTCCAGCGCCTGCTGCCTTGTGGCATAGTTCACAAACGGCAGATCGAGCTTGCTGACGTAAAAGTGCGGGAACACTTTCACCATCTCGCAGCGGTAACCGATCCTGCGCAGGGCATCGGCTTCCTCCGGTACGGTGAAAAGCACTACGGGGGCCAGGGCCGCCGCTTCGCGCAACTGCAGGGAATCATACCGCAACACCGGCGCATCCAGGTAATAAGGCATGGCGTAGGAATTGACCTTCCAGAAAGAGACCGGCTGATCTTGCAGTTCGCGGTTGGCATACCTTGCCGCGGTGCTGCCGGACTGGTATTGCATCATATCCGGATACCACATCCAGTTCAAAAAAAGATTGAGGATAAAGGTAGCGATGCAGGCACGGTAGAACAGGAGGGCTTTCTGCCCTTCCACCCGCTCCCGCAGCAGCACAAAAGCACCGGCAAGCAGGATCGCAGCAATAGCGTAATACCAGTTGAACTGGGGACGGTAAAGTACCAGCAGGCCCGCAATCGCCACAAAAATAATGGCAATGATCACCTTCAGCGTAATGCGGTAGAACTTTGTGCCATCCGGCGCTTTCAGTGCCATCAGGTATTGCGCGGTAATGATCGCAAAGAAAGGGAAGAGGATGTTCAGGTAATGCGGCAGCTGAAAACGGGACAGGGAGAACAGCACAAAGGTGACCAATGCGGCACACAGGCAATAATATTCCCGCCACCCGCGGCGGAAGAAAGCCGCATACAGGAATAGCGACCAGGGCAGGAAGGCCCACAACAGGGTATGCAGGAAAAAGAACGGATCGCCGCTTCCGCGGATAGGCCCGGTATTCATGAAACGCCCGAACTGGCTGTCCCAGAAAAAGAACCGGATGCCTGAAACCCCTGTTCTCCCGAATACCTCCAGCTCCGGATGCTGATCGAATTGCTGATATAAAGCGTATAATTCCGGTATGATGAATATTCCTGTGAGGATCACCGCCAGCAACCACTGCAAATGCAACAGCCGGCGCCATTGCTTCGTGATCAGCAAATGCCCCGCTATGGCGCTGCCGATGGGCACCAGCGCAAACATCCCTTTCGTCATCACCGCAAAGGCGGCAAACAACGCCCCGGCTACCAGATGGTACCAGGGGCCTCTCTCCGCGCTGCGGTAAAAGTGATACACCGAGGCAATGATCATCCCGGTGAGGTAAGGCTCCGCCCGCACATCGTTATTGGACAGTACCAGGTGCTGCGCCGTTAGCAGGATGCACACCGCCCAGCGCGCTGTCTGTTCATTATAAAGCTTCGCCGCAAAACGATAGGTATAATACGCTCCCGCCATCAGCCAGAGAATGGCCGGCAGCTTGTAGGCCCAGGTAGTGAAACCGAACAGATGGTAACTCAGGGCCATCATCCAGAAAGGGAAATGCGGTTTGTCCAGCCAGGGGCCGCCATCTGCATAAAGATCGAGGTAGTTGCCGGTCTGCACCATCGTTTTGGCGATCCCTGCGTAGAGCGCGCCGTCCGGCTCAAGGATAGTGATGTTCAGGCCGCTGAAGTTTACCAGCACAGCGGCGGCCATAACGAGCCAGGATATACGGGATTCAGAGAAGGTACTGCTTTGCATCGTTCCGTAAATTAATGATACGATGAGTTGGATGCAAATTATCTTTTTGTTGGCAACTGATGAAAGACTATTTAAAATCCGAGCCAGCTCTTTTCCATACCTACATAAATACCGTCTTCACGCTGCTCCACCGGGTAGGTGCGCAGATAAAACCCTTCCCCGCTGCTATTGTAGCCGTTCCGTAAACTGAATTTGTAGCGGTGAAGCGGACAAACAACGTTCCCATGCGCATCCACAGATCCTTCAGACATTGGTCCGCCTGCATGCGGACATTTGTACGCGAAGGCGAACAGCTGCCCCTGGAAGCGGGAAAAGCATATCTTTTTCCCTTTTACTTCATGCACCACGATCACCTGTTCCGCAGCCACCATATCATCCGCATCTGTGAGCCGGTACCAGTTGTATTGTTTGCTCATTTGTTCAGCTGTTATATAAATGGAAGGATATCCTTGATATTTACGCCGGCAGAATGCGATAACGCCATATCCGCCTGCACGAAATGGTCTGGCTTCGATATCCGGCTTCGATCAATGCCGGAACCTTTCCCCGCACTAAAAGAAGTATTCCGATTTATATGGATACCGTTCCCGGTAAAGGTCGATCACCTTGTCCAGTATCGTTTTCCGGAGCTCATCGATATTGCGGCGTTCGGTGGCGGATACGAATACGCAGTTGCCATGGGTTTTATGCTGCCAGCTTTCTTTCAGCTGTTGCAGGATGTCTGCTTTTATATCGTCCGCAAGCCATTCATCAAAGGTCTGCTTTTCATACAGGTCCATTTTATTGAAGATGAGAATGGTGGGCTTGTCCAGCGCCTTCAGTTCCGTCAGCGTACGGTTCACCACTTCTATCTGGTCTTCATACTTCGGATGAGAGATGTCCACCACATGCATGAGGATGTCGCTTTCGCGCACTTCATCAAGTGTTGATTTGAAGCTTTCCACGAGATGATGGGGCAGTTTGCGGATGAAACCAACGGTATCGCTCAGCAGGAAAGGCGTCTGCTCAAATACCACCTTGCGGGTGGTGGTGTCCAGCGTGGCGAAGAGTTTGTTCTCTGCGAACACTTCGCTTTTGCTGAGCAGGTTCATCAATGTGCTTTTGCCGACGTTGGTGTATCCTACCAGCGCAATACGTATGTACTCGCCGCGGTCTTTCCGCTGGGTGAGGGATTGTTTGTCTATCTCCGCAAGCCGTTTGCGCAGCAGCGATATCTTGTCCTTCACAATACGGCGGTCCGTTTCAATTTCCGTTTCACCGGGTCCCCTCATCCCGATACCCCCTTTCTGCCTTTCCAGGTGCGTCCACATCCCGCGCAGCCTCGGCAGGATGTACTGGTACTGCGCCAGCTCTACCTGCACCTTGGCCTGTGCGGTCCGTGCCCGGCGCGCAAAGATGTCCAGGATCAGGTCGCTCCGGTCGATAACCTTCACCTTCAGCTCTTTCTGTATATTGGAGATCTGGGAACCGCTCAGTTCGTCATCGAATATGACCAGGGATATATCCCGGCTGACCACGAACTGCCGGATCTCTTCCAGCTTGCCTTTCCCTACGAAAGTGGCCCTGTCAGGATGCGCCAGCTTCTGCGTGAACCGTTTCACTGCTTCCGCACCGGCCGTATCCGCCAGGAAGGCCAGTTCGTCCAGGTATTCCTGCACCTGGGCGTCCGTTTGCTCCTTATGGATAAGTCCCACCAATACTGCCCGTTCATTACCAGCTATAACTTGTTGCTTTTCTATCAAAATTTTATCTGTATTTCTGCAAAGTTAATGAATTCGTTTTTGCCTAAATTTATGCTTCATCACAACAAAATCTACACCAATGCGTAAAACACTCCTGTTTGCAGGTATTTTATTCATTCAACACAGTATGGCACAACAGAAAATGAGCCCCGAGCTGCTCTGGCAGCTGGGAAGAGTAGGCGGCGAAACCGTTACGGCCGATGGCACCGTGATATACGGCGTCAGCCGTTACAACCTGGCGGATAACAAAAGCGAGAGGAACCTGTATGCCATTCCGGCGGCAGGAGGTACGGCTAGGCAGCTGACCAGCGCTCCCGGCACGGAATCCGGCGCCCAGGCTCTTCCCGATGGCCGCATCCTCTACAGCTACAAAGGACAGCTCTGGGAAATGGATAAAGACGGCGGCAACCCGGTGCAGCGCACCCATGTGGAAGGCGGCATGCAGAACATCCGCATCTCCCCCAAAGGTACCCACATCCTCTTTTCCAACGAAGTGAAGCTGGAAAAGCTGCTGGCAAAGGATATTTACCCCGATCTGCCCAAAGCCAACGCGCAGGTGTACACCACCCTGAACTACCGCCACTGGGATACCTGGGAAGACGGCAGCTATAACCATGTTTTCTACGCCACTTACGACGCGGCAACCGGTAAAACCGGCGAACCGGTGGACATCATGAAAGATGAGCCTTTCGATTGCCCCCAGATGCCCTTCGGCGGGGCGGAAGACTTCATCTTCGACCCCTCCGGCACAAAGATCATCTACGTCTGCAAAAAGAAACACGGCACCGCATACGCCATCAGCACCAATACGGATATTTACAGTTACGACCTGCTCAGCGGCAAAACCGAAAACCTTTCC
This genomic stretch from Chitinophaga sp. XS-30 harbors:
- a CDS encoding glycoside hydrolase family 31 protein, encoding MICRFVFFCLLLCSTVLAQPVREPGNVTAVSVQGGEIRITTERAFAVITAYSPAIIRVRMDKQPLGRDFSYAVIAPPAAFQPRITQDDRQIRLETDSLTLHISRKPFALTFLKPDGTVINADEPGLGTSWIGEEVTTYKTMQEGERFIGLGEKTGNLDRKGNAYTNWNTDAYGYTTGQDPIYATIPFYIGIHHGMSYGIFFDNSYRSDFNFGASNDRFSSFGANGGEMNYYFIYHERVADIIRSYTSLTGRMPLPPLWSLGYQQNRYSYYPDTEVYRIAQTLREKQIPADGITLDIHYMDAYKLFTWNKSRFPDPAAMNAKLAAMGFKTTVIVDPGIKVEKGYAAYESGMQSDIFIKYTDGKPYTGQVWPGWCHFPDFTAPEGRKWWAKQLEIYARAGVSGLWNDMNEIATWGQKMPDNVLFSIEGNPATHLQAHNVYGLQMVRASYEGARAITPGKRPFILTRAGYAGLQRYAAIWTGDNRAEEDHMLLGIRLMNSLGLSGVPFSGMDVGGFTGNAPPSLYARWMQIGAFTPYFRNHTGINTKSAEPWAFGEEVLEISRNYINLRYRLLPYLYAGFHEASQTGLPLMRTLALDYTHDPKVYDTRFQNQYLFGPSFLVAPFESKQDYAPVYLPPGRWYDLYTDSLEEGGQEKMLTLSIQQLPVFIKESSIIPMQSLIQHTGEKPADTLFLHVYRGNAKNEFVYYEDDGETYAYEKGAFCERRMTYDPAANSITLEKPAGRSSSRFSNIALLLHGFGALQQVGVNGRNITLKKDHIAFIQPVSRFDPQGESNPVISCEVRKAVFRNVNEKMVIQL
- the hflX gene encoding GTPase HflX; translated protein: MIEKQQVIAGNERAVLVGLIHKEQTDAQVQEYLDELAFLADTAGAEAVKRFTQKLAHPDRATFVGKGKLEEIRQFVVSRDISLVIFDDELSGSQISNIQKELKVKVIDRSDLILDIFARRARTAQAKVQVELAQYQYILPRLRGMWTHLERQKGGIGMRGPGETEIETDRRIVKDKISLLRKRLAEIDKQSLTQRKDRGEYIRIALVGYTNVGKSTLMNLLSKSEVFAENKLFATLDTTTRKVVFEQTPFLLSDTVGFIRKLPHHLVESFKSTLDEVRESDILMHVVDISHPKYEDQIEVVNRTLTELKALDKPTILIFNKMDLYEKQTFDEWLADDIKADILQQLKESWQHKTHGNCVFVSATERRNIDELRKTILDKVIDLYRERYPYKSEYFF
- a CDS encoding glycosyltransferase family 39 protein, with amino-acid sequence MQSSTFSESRISWLVMAAAVLVNFSGLNITILEPDGALYAGIAKTMVQTGNYLDLYADGGPWLDKPHFPFWMMALSYHLFGFTTWAYKLPAILWLMAGAYYTYRFAAKLYNEQTARWAVCILLTAQHLVLSNNDVRAEPYLTGMIIASVYHFYRSAERGPWYHLVAGALFAAFAVMTKGMFALVPIGSAIAGHLLITKQWRRLLHLQWLLAVILTGIFIIPELYALYQQFDQHPELEVFGRTGVSGIRFFFWDSQFGRFMNTGPIRGSGDPFFFLHTLLWAFLPWSLFLYAAFFRRGWREYYCLCAALVTFVLFSLSRFQLPHYLNILFPFFAIITAQYLMALKAPDGTKFYRITLKVIIAIIFVAIAGLLVLYRPQFNWYYAIAAILLAGAFVLLRERVEGQKALLFYRACIATFILNLFLNWMWYPDMMQYQSGSTAARYANRELQDQPVSFWKVNSYAMPYYLDAPVLRYDSLQLREAAALAPVVLFTVPEEADALRRIGYRCEMVKVFPHFYVSKLDLPFVNYATRQQALDKRCLLRVSYN
- a CDS encoding Rieske (2Fe-2S) protein; the protein is MSKQYNWYRLTDADDMVAAEQVIVVHEVKGKKICFSRFQGQLFAFAYKCPHAGGPMSEGSVDAHGNVVCPLHRYKFSLRNGYNSSGEGFYLRTYPVEQREDGIYVGMEKSWLGF